In the genome of Fusarium poae strain DAOMC 252244 chromosome 1, whole genome shotgun sequence, the window GATCGAAAGAAACTCATAAGGAAGCTTTGTGCAGAGTGGGGGAGGTATTTATTCTAAAGGCGCTGGGGATAGAGGGACGGATTGCGAGATGTAATGGATGTATGCACTGTAGCTGAGGGCGAGTTGCTTTGTCAGTGGTCGGAGACAGTTCGGCGACTGAAAAATACCCTAGGTACGATGATGCAATCAGCTGGCGCCCCGGATTAAGTAATCACATATGTCTTCTTTGGAATCAGTCCCATTGCGTCTCTTCAGTCTCTGGAGAAGGCAATTGAATTTGTGATCAATTCGACTTGCATCTGTAATCATGAAAACTGATACAGAAAGAAGGTGATGTTTTATTGGTGTTTTAACAGGAACACCATAAGCACTTGTTTCTGTTAGTATCTGGTTGCTCGTGGACAACTGCCGATAAACCCTTGTAAGCACAGCCGGATAATAGATTGCATATGTACTCGATAGACAAGTAACCATAAATAATGATGAGAGCAACTTGATGTTTCATCATCGGTTTAAAGGCATAgtagaaaaatattaagtcGTGGTTAACAAAATGAACGGAGATGATTCTGTTCTGTTATTGCCAGTGTTCAGGGTAAGTGAACTGCCAACATAGTTCAGGACTATGCTTTTCACGTTGCGATTGCGAGAGCTTCCAGAGACTTGCgaaaatagctaaatatttATACGAACCTTTTTAAGTCTAACTATCGATGGTTTCTGGCAATGAGGGTCCTGTGGTGGTCCGTTTGTTCGGCTAGTCATGATGATTCAGTTTCAAACCTCCACTCGAGAGGGATGAAATCGAGCAACCACCGCAGAACAAATGGAGCATATTTTAGTCACGGGGTTCTTCGTCAACCGTATGTTTCCCATTGGATTGGTTTTCATCATGAGCGGATAATAAAAGAAGTGCATGTGGTAACTCTGCATACCCACCGGAAAACACTGACAAACTTCATGATATCTACATCTGACATCAGCCCAGTGCTCACAATGGAACCATGGACTTTGGATGAATGATCAACTTCTGGTAGCACTAAGTCCATAATTGGGGTACAATTTTCGAATATAATTGTGTGCTATGAATGTGATTTTTTTTTGACTCAGGTCGTGCCAAAGACAATGAACCATTAAACTGCCATCTTGAACAAATCTAGTAGTGGCTTCTGGACCCCTTGATTACGATTTTCCCGCTAGAACAGTCTGACACATTCCCCCAGGTTTCGATTGCCAATTGTCAGGCCATGCACCTGGAACAAAAGCGTCGTTAGTAGACTCCCCGTGCGGCTCTTGGCTTTCTAGTACCAGGTCCAAATATAATTATCAAATTTAGAAAAATCCATAATCTGGCCTCTCCCTTTTAATTGTTGTAATCCAGACTTTTCATCTGCAACGTAACTACACGCAACAGAACGCGCGCAAACTCTCGCTATTCCCAAAAAGAGAAAGCAAAACGAGTCAAATCTTCGTTACATATTTCTTGCATTCGATTTGTTTCTTGGGGCGACATCTTGTACTGTACTTGTCCCCCTCTTGCCCACATCTCCACCAATCGCTGCCTCACGTCTTGCAGTTTTCAAGTGTCCCCTAAAAGCTGCCCGGTTTCTTGCATTGCATCGCCCCGTCATCACCAATACAGAATACGTACAGCACTTTAGACTCGCGCTATAGTACCGATTGtcctgcactgcactgcttGGCCGGGACAaagactgactgactgacgcCCAAGCCCCCTCACGGTGTCACCTGAAAAAGAGCCCAGCCCGATACACCCGTTTGCCCAGTCTCGCCGTGTACCACTGACGGGTTACGGTATTTTACATTTCTCCCAGCACCAACTTGCTTGTCTGGTTGCGCAAGACAAGACCAGGCGGACAGCGCAGGTTTGGTGTAGACCCCTATACCAAGTAAGGGTCGTGATCATCGCATTTCTGCCCGCGATTCGCAAACTTCTGGTTATCGTTGCACGCCTTGCATCGAAGCCCGCCCACCTGTTCTGCTCATCGCTCCACATCAGCCCACGGGTCGATCACAAGAGAACCACCAGTCGCTCAGCTTTATCGACCGACCGCCCTGTCCTGACCTCTCTTCCTGTCCAGGAACTTGGTCAATTGCTGCACTCGTATTCCCATTTGCCTCTAGGGTGTCCTGTTCGGGACCACCTTAGAAACCGTCGAACAAGGTGGATTCCGCCCAAGAAATCGTGGCATCTCCCGGTGCCTTACAAAACGTCACGTCCTACCTCAACGGGGCGCTGGCTAACCTCTCATCTGCCTTTCAAGATTCGGGCGAATACATATCAGACACTCTCGGCGTCCCTCCAACTCTCATTTACAGCAGCCTCGCTGTTCTAGTTGCCGTCCCCTTAACAATGTCGAGATACGGTTGGTCTATTGGCCGCGAACAGATTTCGCCTTACAGTTCTATGCCCAGCGGCGTCCCCGCTGTCACCGACGACGATTTCAGCTACATCACCTCCCAAGATCTTGATGGGGTCGCTGAAGACCGATACTATCCCAGATCTCATTCGACTGCACCTCCACCAGCTCCAGAGGACGATATCCTCCTTATCAAGAACCGCGGCATAACATATCCTGCTCACTTCCCCGCCTATGCGATCGGAGATGGAAAGCTGCGGGTGATCGATGTCAAGGATCGGGTTGGGTTGATGATGGAGCTTCCTGAGCGCGGAACTTCACGCATCAAGCTTCTTTACAAGGGAAAGCAACTTAAGGATCCCATGGCGCCAGTACGAGATTATGGTGTTAAGAACAACAGCGAGCTGATGGCTGTCATGCCCGAGGTTGGTGATGTCAGCAGTGGTTCAGAGGAGGAAATGGTTATTGTCGATGCCCCTCGAGACGACAGAAAAACACGCCGCCGCAAGAACAAGcgcagcaagaagaagggcatCGCCAGTGATGGTGATTCTCTATCAGGCAGTCCCCGCGACAGCGCCTCTACATTTGATCACCCTAGATCGCCTCCAGCGCCGCCTGCATCCACAGGAGCTACTAGCGGTCCCATGAAGGTCTTGGACGATCTGGCTGTTGAGTACCAGATCAAGTGGTTGCCATTGTCTGCCGAGTATATCGAATCACCACCTACAGAtccaaagaagagagaagaggaccaccgcaaactatctgagaGTATCATGATGCACATTATGCTAAAGCTGGACGGTGTCGAGGCCGAAGGGATGCCTGAGGTCAGAGCGCGAAGAAAGGAACTGGTCAAGCAGGTCCAAAAGACGTTGAAGGATTTGGACGTTGCAAAGGAGTCTTGAGCCTGCATGCAAGCGAAGGCGTTGAATGTTATTACTGGAGGTTGACTGAAAAGATTGTCTAATTTGAGTGCGCTTGGCGTTGCTGGGAACGACTTATCGACTACCATTGATTGCTCTTGATATAGAACAAGCTGTACAATAGATTCAAGGAATGAAATAgccttgacgatgatgacattGATAGACAGCATCTGAGCATATTGTCATAATAATTTGGTTAAATACACCCAAAATTGAtgcctaccttagtacctaagtacctacctacctatctacaTGTACATGCAACCTTTGTTAATAATCATCTCTGATGTAAACCTCGGCTGGCAGTATCTTGTTCATGTCTTGCATCATCAGATTCAATGAGATCACGTGGTGATTGAATCTGAAGTGGAGGCCCGCCATCTGTCATCAGTCAGTTCACTTTCGCCTTATTCTAGTGATTCGGAATATCTTCGGCTCAACTCATAGGTCTTTTGAGCCCTAAGCAACTCAGTGAGTCGCTTGCGGTGTTAGGAGTCTTTTCCAATAACGGTTAGCGCACAAGGCACAACGAGCCCTCTCGAATGGTCCTTGGATTTTTCGCCCGTCAATCAGTATCGCGACCACTTGCACCCAACAATTCGAGGGACGACTAACCCCAGCAGCACAGGAAATCCAAATCTTCGCCGACCGGTTTGAGGATTTGTTTGTCTAGCCGTCGACTGAGCTGcccttctttccttttctttaatCCCCCCAGAAAAGACGGTTACGATGTCCAGCTTCGAGCAAGTTGTGAGTGCCACCGACAGAAAAAACCACCAAATCAATATTGCCTTGATGTGCAAGTGCAAGACGAGCTGCGGGCAACTGGAATACGTTGGCGATGGGATTGGGGACGTTTTGGGATCTCAGCAGTCAGCGTCTGCAATTGTTGTTCACGCTGCTCGTCGCTCGCCTTTCAGATGGGAATATTGGTCTTGAAGACGCATTTCGCTGACCGTTGTGTGCGTTTACAGGTCGTCATCGATGGCAAGGGCCATCTCCTTGGCCGACTCGCCTCTATTGTCGCCAAGCAGCTCCTTAGCGGTCAAAAGATCGTTATTGTCCGTTGCGAGGCCCTCAACATCTCTGGAGAGTTCTTCCGCGCCAAGCGTATGTCTACCCCACGATACCACAGAATCTCGATATGTGGTCGAGCATCCTATGGAACAAATACCACAGCGATGCTGTTACAAGAGCAATCAAGCTGATTATGACAACAGTCAAGTACCACGCCCACCTCCGAAAGATCACCCGATACAACCCTACCCGCGGTGGTGAGTCGAAGCCGTTTCCTCAACCTTGGACAACAGTCATTGACTCGATATAGGTCCCTTCCACTTCCGCGCTCCTTCACGAATCTTCTACAAGGCCGTCCGTGGCATGATCCCCCACAAGACTGCCCGTGGTGCCGCTGCTCTCGAGCGCCTTAAGGTCTTCGAGGGTGTCCCCCCTCCTTacgacaagaccaagaaggtcGTCGTTCCCCAGGCTCTCCGCGTTCTCCGACTCCAGCCCGGCCGCAAGTTCTGCACTGTCGGCCGTCTGTCCCACGAGGTTGGCTGGAAGTACCAGGATGTCGTTGCCCGGTATGTTTTCTCGATATGTGTCTTTGCCTTGGACGCAAAAACTAACTTGTCACAGATTGGAGGAGCGAAGAAAGGCTAAGGGTGCCGCCTACTACGAGCGCAAGAAGATTGCCGCCCGACAACTGGCCGATGCCAAGAAGAACGCCACTGTCAAGGAGGAGACCTCAAAGGCTCTTGCCAACTTCGGCTACTAAGCTGTTCATATCCCTCGACCTAAAATCTTGCCAGTCTAGGTATAGCTTGGCAACGTCTATCATTTCTCATGCGTTTCATTAGATGGCGCGGTGGTTCAAAGGGATTTACTTGATTTGCTGAGTGATGGCAAGGGTGGCTCGAGGAGTAGATGTCGATTCCCCCCCAAAAGAAATGTTCTAAATGAAAAGTCCCCAACCACGATCGTCGATTGCTCCTTTTTGCACTTACCACCCGAGACCAGAAGAACCTAAAGCACAGAGGTCCGACAATTCAACATGATTTCCATGAGGATAACTGAGACTCTTGTGTGGATACCTCTTCGAACTTTGGGTTATGTGATGAGGCTTTTGATGATGTGGAGGAGGGATATTTCATTAGTGAACGTTTGACGGAGGCTGGAGATTGCCATTGATCCCGTGTATACCCAAGGACGCCAGAGTTCGGCGGACAGGTTTTATGAGTGATGGCAATGGGAGGTGATCTTGTTACGCTTCCCAGAATGGGACAGGGTCTCGCATTTTGCACAATAGGAGTAGAAAAGGAAAGGCTCTTGTTTGATCAATTATGATTTCGTGTGAATGTGTTGAGTCGTTTGTCTGTTCATGTTGACGTCAGTGTTTAAACTTAGGCTATAAGTGAGTGAGCGAGTGTTGTTTGTAAGTGATGTAATGATATATTGTGTTATTGTAACCTGCACTTCATTATCGAGGCTCCTCTAATGCGACAGCACATTGTCTTCCTGTAATCGTAGTGTGTACTGTTGCTTCAGCTTGGATGACAGGTATCTAAATAGAAGTTGGGTGTTCTTCTGAGTACACCCATCAAACATTGATCTTTGTAAGGGAGAGCAAAAGAGTGAGTCGTTCGTTGTGTTGTCAGGAATAGTACACAGTGGTCCCAATCACAATTAAATGTACACCTCCAGCTTGCTATGAAACTAGAAATGCACTAATATTCGCCAAAAACACACGATTCAACGATGTAAATACGATATCAAggcagtcagtcagtcattaGTATCAATGTGGAATATTTCCTTTTCTTGTCGTTGTAGGGTATGGTGGTTGCTCTCTGGGGTGTCATGTGTTGATAAGATAAGCTTTTTGTGAGGTGTCCTCACCCACCCCGTTACACTGGTGCAGTGGGACAACATCGAAACACTTTGTCACTTTGTCATTTTACACTCCCAACCAAGTCACTCTTTTACGACTAAAAGACTTacgaaagaaagaaacaaataataacttaaagaaGAGCAAATAAACATAAAGAAAGCGAAAACACATACCAAAACGTCAACATGTCGGATCTCGATCACTTCGACCTTCTTCCCATTCAGATGGACCCTGAGTCCAAGGCCATCACTTCGCAAAAAGCATCGCGCTCTCTGGCCGCCGAACTCGAAGCCCTCAACACACTCCACCGTTCTCTCCTTACCATCGAGCACCCTTCAGGCGCACCCCCACCTCCTGTGCCTGTCAACCCCAAGCGCACCGCCAATGTGACCAAGTTGCGCGATTCTGGTAACAACGAATACCGCAAGGGCAAGTTCCCCGAGGCCATTAAGTTCTACACGCTGGGTGTGCAGATGGCCATGCAGCGCCCTATGTGGGAGCCCGCTGCGCTTGTGCGGGAAGAGATCAGCGGACTGCTTGCCAACCGGGCGCAGGCGCACATGGCGATGCAGAACTGGGCCGAGGGTGCTGTAGATGCGCATGCGAGTGTCGAGGCGCGCTGGGTCGGAAACGCAAAGGCTTGgtggagaagaggaagatgccTGGCCGAGATGGGCAGGTTCGAGGAGGCCAGGGACTGGATCAGGAGGGGATTGGAGGTTGAGGGTGAAGAGGGAGAGCTGGTGCAACTATTGAAGGA includes:
- a CDS encoding hypothetical protein (BUSCO:46534at5125): MSRYGWSIGREQISPYSSMPSGVPAVTDDDFSYITSQDLDGVAEDRYYPRSHSTAPPPAPEDDILLIKNRGITYPAHFPAYAIGDGKLRVIDVKDRVGLMMELPERGTSRIKLLYKGKQLKDPMAPVRDYGVKNNSELMAVMPEVGDVSSGSEEEMVIVDAPRDDRKTRRRKNKRSKKKGIASDGDSLSGSPRDSASTFDHPRSPPAPPASTGATSGPMKVLDDLAVEYQIKWLPLSAEYIESPPTDPKKREEDHRKLSESIMMHIMLKLDGVEAEGMPEVRARRKELVKQVQKTLKDLDVAKES
- the CRP46 gene encoding 60S ribosomal protein L16 (BUSCO:47940at5125) translates to MSSFEQVVVIDGKGHLLGRLASIVAKQLLSGQKIVIVRCEALNISGEFFRAKLKYHAHLRKITRYNPTRGGPFHFRAPSRIFYKAVRGMIPHKTARGAAALERLKVFEGVPPPYDKTKKVVVPQALRVLRLQPGRKFCTVGRLSHEVGWKYQDVVARLEERRKAKGAAYYERKKIAARQLADAKKNATVKEETSKALANFGY
- a CDS encoding hypothetical protein (BUSCO:52063at5125), producing MSDLDHFDLLPIQMDPESKAITSQKASRSLAAELEALNTLHRSLLTIEHPSGAPPPPVPVNPKRTANVTKLRDSGNNEYRKGKFPEAIKFYTLGVQMAMQRPMWEPAALVREEISGLLANRAQAHMAMQNWAEGAVDAHASVEARWVGNAKAWWRRGRCLAEMGRFEEARDWIRRGLEVEGEEGELVQLLKEIEERIEKQQA